A part of Populus alba chromosome 8, ASM523922v2, whole genome shotgun sequence genomic DNA contains:
- the LOC118032841 gene encoding uncharacterized protein, translated as MALRPIDNSLPIAPERLKKHVKVVSVPIQKQSEVGVNDENKAPLPPSTDSTIDYISSDDLKPISDPESKIQGLIERLDSKDWTKVCESLNNARRFALYHSSLLLPFLEKVMSVVVKAMKNPRSALIKTSIMASSDIFYAFGDQLLDSTSDVFDSLLLQLLLKASQDKKFVCEEADRALNALVKSMTPLPLLNKLKLYVSHVNLRIRAKAAISISNFVSKMELEGMNEFGLVSLVQVAADLLNDRLPEAREAARRTVISIYEAYTGNEEQKQEEWQNFCQSSLPPLHAQSIVKITSSSR; from the exons atggcaCTGAGACCCATCGATAATTCACTTCCAATAGCACCAGAGAGACTCAAaaaacatgtgaaagtagtttcTGTTCCAATTCAAAAGCAATCAGAGGTTGGTGTAAATGATGAAAACAAGGCTCCTTTGCCCCCATCCACAGATTCCACTATTGATTATATCTCTTCTGATGATCTCAAACCCATTTCTGATCCTGAATCCAAGATCCAA ggTTTGATTGAAAGGTTAGATTCAAAGGACTGGACTAAAGTTTGTGAGTCACTGAATAATGCTAGGCGTTTTGCACTGTATCATTCCTCCCTCCTGTTACCATTCTT GGAAAAAGTAATGTCAGTGGTGGTAAAAGCTATGAAGAACCCGAGAAGTGCTTTGATCAAGACCTCTATTATGGCTTCatctgatattttttatgcctttggTGACCAATTACTTGACTCTACTAGCGATGTATTTGATAGTTTG CTATTGCAGCTGCTGCTTAAAGCTTCTCAAGACAAAAAGTTTGTGTGTGAAGAAGCTGATAGGGCTTTGAATGCATTGGTGAAATCCATGACTCCTCTGCCTTTGCTTAATAAGCTTAAGCTATATGTTAGCCATGTCAACCTTAGAATCAGGGCCAAAGCTGCTATATCCATCTCCAACTTCGTGTCTAAGATG GAGCTGGAAGGAATGAatgagtttggtttggtttctttGGTTCAAGTGGCTGCAGATCTGTTGAATGATAGGCTGCCAGAGGCAAGAGAGGCGGCAAGGAGAACTGTGATTTCTATATATGAAGCATATACAGGAAATGAAGAGCAGAAGCAGGAGGAATGGCAAAACTTTTGCCAATCCAGTTTGCCACCTCTTCATGCTCAGTCTATTGTCAAAATTACATCTAGTTCTCGTTAG